Proteins encoded by one window of Ascochyta rabiei chromosome 1, complete sequence:
- a CDS encoding 2-dehydropantoate 2-reductase: MTGNTQPNVLLFGAGGVGTVYLWLLSKSSTTTAVCRSNYDVAKEDGFIINSSIFGQGIHFRPNVVRSCEEAASANETPYDYIVVCSKAIPDTVPKWIAPVVTPGHTTIVLLQNGVGIEEEYRVAFPSNPIVSTVLYFPATQRPAGVIKHGEVERLEIGAYPSSASAEHAKAFAQLVQSAGATAILHEDIQLIRWTKLLINASWNPICALSFSKDTDVLESYDGAPDIIEAVMLEIRDIAVAYGYNITEEKVKFELNRAKARIPIHAGIEPSMLQDVQTGRRIEVEAIVGNPVRMGRAKGVKCDRLELLYVLAKTLDLHMGKKLDT, from the coding sequence ATGACAGGCAATACACAACCAAACGTTCTGCTCTTTGGTGCCGGTGGTGTTGGGACGGTCTATCTTTGGCTCCTTTCCAAATCATCGACTACCACCGCTGTTTGCCGGTCCAACTACGACGTTGCAAAGGAAGATGGCTTCATTATCAACTCATCGATCTTCGGTCAAGGCATACACTTCAGACCGAACGTTGTACGAAGCTGCGAAGAGGCAGCGTCTGCAAATGAAACACCATACGACTACATTGTAGTCTGCAGTAAAGCCATCCCAGATACCGTGCCCAAATGGATCGCTCCTGTCGTGACTCCTGGACACACCACCATCGTGCTTCTCCAGAATGGAGTCGGTATCGAGGAGGAGTATCGTGTGGCCTTCCCCAGTAATCCGATCGTCTCTACGGTCCTCTACTTCCCTGCGACCCAACGACCTGCCGGCGTGATCAAACATGGCGAAGTAGAAAGACTCGAAATCGGCGCATACCCTTCATCCGCATCTGCCGAACACGCAAAAGCCTTTGCACAGCTTGTACAATCCGCAGGCGCCACTGCGATACTTCATGAGGATATCCAGTTGATACGGTGGACCAAGCTTCTCATCAATGCTTCTTGGAACCCAATCTGTGCTCTGTCGTTCAGCAAAGACACCGATGTGCTTGAGAGCTATGATGGAGCCCCTGATATTATTGAAGCTGTAATGCTCGAGATTCGCGACATTGCAGTCGCGTACGGATACAACATCACTGAGGAAAAGGTCAAGTTCGAGCTTAACAGAGCGAAGGCACGAATACCTATCCACGCCGGTATTGAGCCGAGCATGCTGCAGGACGTGCAGACTGGCCGGCGGATAGAAGTTGAAGCTATAGTCGGAAACCCAGTCAGGATGGGCAGGGCCAAAGGTGTCAAGTGTGACAGACTAGAGTTGCTGTACGTTTTGGCAAAGACACTGGACTTGCATATGGGCAAAAAGTTGGATACATGA